Proteins encoded in a region of the Geobacillus genomosp. 3 genome:
- the gucD gene encoding alpha-ketoglutaric semialdehyde dehydrogenase GucD, whose product MAVQTEIKTYLNYINGSWVSSVSNQVEPSLNPANRHDIVGYVQRSTLEDVNAAVAAAKQAQASWRKRSGVERGEYLYKVARLLEQRLDDIAETMTREMGKTLAEAKGETMRGVHILRYYAGEGARKVGDVIPSSDSEGLMFTTRVPLGVVGVISPWNFPVAIPIWKMAPALVYGNTVVLKPASETAVTAAKVIECFHEAGFPKGVVNMVCGSGSVIGQGIANHPDIDGVTFTGSNAVGKQVGRAAFERGAKYQLEMGGKNPVIVAKDANLDLAVEGTISGGLRSTGQKCTATSRVFIEKEVYEPFKAKLLERVQQLKIGNGLDADTWMGPCASESQLNTVLSYIEKGKAEGAKLLYGGKRCLDGELANGFYVEPTIFEEVNLQMTIAREEIFGPVLALIPVDSIEEAIQLANDTEYGLSASLYTKNIGNALQFIQDIEAGLIKVNAETAGVEFQAPFGGMKQSSSHSREQGQAAIEFFTSIKTVFVKA is encoded by the coding sequence ATGGCAGTCCAAACTGAAATCAAAACATATTTGAACTACATTAACGGCAGTTGGGTGAGTTCTGTAAGCAACCAAGTCGAACCGAGCCTCAACCCGGCGAATCGGCATGACATTGTCGGGTATGTCCAACGTTCGACACTGGAAGATGTAAATGCCGCTGTAGCCGCGGCAAAACAAGCGCAGGCATCGTGGCGGAAGCGTTCCGGGGTTGAGAGGGGAGAGTATTTGTATAAGGTTGCTCGCCTTTTGGAACAGCGCCTTGACGACATTGCCGAAACGATGACAAGAGAAATGGGGAAAACGCTTGCGGAAGCCAAAGGGGAAACGATGCGGGGCGTCCATATTTTGCGTTACTATGCCGGTGAAGGGGCGCGGAAAGTAGGTGATGTGATCCCATCGAGCGACAGTGAGGGGTTGATGTTTACGACCCGCGTTCCGCTTGGGGTTGTCGGGGTCATCTCGCCATGGAATTTCCCTGTCGCCATTCCCATCTGGAAAATGGCGCCGGCGCTTGTCTACGGGAATACAGTCGTGTTAAAACCGGCAAGCGAAACGGCGGTGACGGCGGCGAAGGTGATTGAGTGCTTCCACGAAGCCGGTTTCCCGAAAGGGGTCGTCAATATGGTGTGCGGTTCCGGATCGGTCATTGGCCAAGGGATTGCGAATCACCCCGATATTGACGGCGTGACGTTCACCGGCTCGAATGCCGTCGGAAAACAAGTCGGAAGAGCCGCGTTTGAGCGCGGGGCGAAATACCAGCTTGAGATGGGCGGAAAAAATCCGGTCATTGTGGCCAAAGACGCCAATTTGGATTTGGCGGTCGAAGGCACGATCAGCGGCGGGCTGCGTTCGACAGGGCAAAAATGCACCGCGACGAGCCGCGTCTTCATCGAGAAGGAAGTGTATGAGCCGTTTAAAGCGAAACTTCTGGAACGGGTCCAACAGCTGAAAATTGGCAATGGCCTGGATGCGGACACGTGGATGGGGCCGTGCGCCAGCGAGTCGCAATTGAATACGGTTCTTTCCTATATTGAGAAAGGGAAAGCGGAAGGGGCGAAGCTCCTTTACGGTGGAAAAAGATGCCTCGACGGCGAACTGGCCAACGGTTTTTACGTTGAACCGACGATTTTTGAAGAAGTCAACCTTCAAATGACGATTGCCCGCGAAGAGATCTTTGGCCCGGTATTGGCGTTGATTCCGGTCGACAGCATTGAGGAGGCGATTCAGCTTGCCAACGATACAGAATACGGGTTGAGCGCCTCGCTTTATACGAAAAATATCGGGAATGCGCTGCAGTTCATTCAAGACATCGAGGCCGGGCTCATTAAAGTCAACGCGGAGACGGCAGGAGTCGAGTTTCAAGCGCCGTTTGGCGGTATGAAGCAATCGAGCTCCCATTCGCGGGAACAAGGGCAGGCAGCGATTGAGTTTTTCACATCGATTAAAACGGTATTTGTGAAAGCCTAA
- a CDS encoding IclR family transcriptional regulator, whose amino-acid sequence MPLIQAVDRALRILDLFDEYETELKITDISERMQLHKSTVHSLLKTLQHHHYIEQNPENGKYRLGMKLFERGNLVIRHLDIRSISKKHLIDLSIKTGSTVHLVILDGKEGIYIDKVEGTSGTVLYSRIGRRVPIHSSAVGKVLVAFKNNQELKELLRGYVYRRHTENTITNEEEFLKELENVRNNGYALDKEENEPGITCVAVPIRDHSGNVIAAISISQPSAKITDTVLEEEIQLLQNAAEQISEEMGYIRPSRLSV is encoded by the coding sequence TTGCCATTAATTCAGGCAGTTGATCGTGCTCTCCGTATTTTAGACTTATTTGATGAATACGAAACAGAGCTAAAAATCACTGATATCAGCGAGCGGATGCAGCTTCATAAAAGCACGGTGCATTCACTGTTGAAAACGCTGCAGCACCATCATTATATTGAGCAGAACCCAGAGAATGGGAAATATCGATTAGGAATGAAGCTGTTTGAGCGGGGAAACCTCGTCATTCGTCATCTTGATATCCGCTCTATTTCCAAAAAGCATTTAATTGATCTTTCCATTAAAACGGGGAGCACGGTTCATTTGGTGATTTTGGATGGAAAAGAAGGCATTTACATCGACAAAGTCGAAGGAACATCTGGGACGGTGCTGTACTCAAGAATCGGGAGAAGAGTTCCGATTCACAGCAGCGCAGTAGGAAAGGTGCTTGTCGCCTTCAAAAACAACCAGGAACTGAAAGAACTGTTGCGCGGCTACGTTTATAGGCGCCACACAGAAAACACGATCACGAACGAAGAGGAGTTTTTGAAAGAGCTCGAGAACGTAAGGAATAACGGCTATGCGCTCGACAAAGAAGAAAACGAACCAGGGATCACTTGTGTGGCTGTTCCGATTCGCGACCATTCCGGGAATGTGATTGCGGCGATCAGCATCTCTCAGCCTTCGGCGAAAATAACGGACACCGTGCTCGAGGAAGAAATCCAGCTGCTGCAAAATGCGGCTGAACAGATCTCAGAAGAAATGGGGTATATCCGCCCTAGCCGTTTATCTGTGTAA
- a CDS encoding TRAP transporter substrate-binding protein: MKKRNVIRKIMTGCIAMGLLFLTACSSGTTQGGNTAKTESKGVQPRVIKAGIGLNEDHPQGQGLLKFKEIVEEKSGGKMKVQTYFSATLGDDLKMTEALQAGTQEVTIPSTSPLVGIVKEFGIFDFPFLFNTPEEADGILDGPIGQKLLEKLPEHGLIGLGYWENGFRHVTNSKHAIETADDFKGLKLRTMQNEVHIDAFKALGANPTPMPFSEVFTALESNTIDGQENPLATIKSNKFYEVQKHLSLTRHVYTPFVFLVSKKFWDQLSPEEQKILQDAAVEAGKYQRQLSREEDQKALEELKKTGVKINEVSDQERQKMAEIIKPVVEKYAKEFGEDLVNEMYGELDKIRNPK; this comes from the coding sequence ATGAAAAAAAGAAATGTGATTAGAAAGATCATGACCGGCTGTATAGCTATGGGCTTGCTTTTCTTGACCGCGTGCAGTTCAGGAACGACTCAAGGGGGGAATACCGCTAAGACTGAATCGAAAGGAGTTCAACCGCGAGTGATTAAAGCGGGAATTGGCCTGAACGAAGACCATCCACAAGGCCAAGGATTGCTCAAGTTCAAAGAGATTGTTGAGGAAAAAAGCGGCGGCAAAATGAAAGTTCAAACGTACTTCAGTGCTACTTTAGGTGACGACTTAAAGATGACAGAAGCGCTTCAGGCCGGAACACAAGAAGTTACAATCCCGTCGACTTCACCATTAGTCGGGATCGTTAAAGAATTTGGTATTTTCGATTTTCCGTTCCTCTTCAATACGCCTGAAGAGGCTGACGGTATTTTAGACGGGCCGATAGGCCAAAAATTGTTGGAGAAATTGCCGGAACACGGATTGATTGGGCTTGGCTATTGGGAAAATGGCTTTCGGCATGTAACAAACAGCAAACATGCCATCGAAACGGCTGATGATTTCAAAGGGTTGAAATTGCGAACGATGCAAAACGAAGTGCATATTGATGCGTTTAAAGCGCTCGGTGCCAATCCGACGCCAATGCCTTTCTCGGAAGTGTTCACGGCGTTGGAAAGCAACACAATTGATGGTCAGGAAAATCCACTGGCAACGATCAAATCAAATAAATTTTACGAAGTGCAAAAACATTTAAGTTTGACAAGGCACGTCTATACGCCGTTTGTGTTCCTCGTCAGCAAAAAGTTTTGGGATCAGTTATCGCCGGAAGAACAAAAGATTTTGCAGGACGCTGCGGTTGAAGCCGGAAAATATCAACGGCAACTGAGCCGTGAGGAGGATCAAAAGGCATTGGAAGAGTTGAAGAAAACAGGTGTAAAAATTAACGAAGTCAGCGATCAAGAGCGTCAAAAAATGGCAGAAATCATTAAGCCTGTAGTTGAAAAATACGCGAAAGAGTTCGGCGAAGATTTAGTGAACGAAATGTATGGTGAGCTAGACAAAATCCGCAATCCAAAATGA
- a CDS encoding dihydroxy-acid dehydratase: protein MPAVTYPRIESRVNPYRDNVQGKANEPICVAGLLDRAKQILGPELKGLQPDWTLEEIYDRLHHNAPRIAIIGGSPDHPAHIMDFQTIARAAIRIWQNGGVPFQFSTPVMCDGTAQSNQGMSYSLQSRNAVAQMIVNQLEAHSYHGAFVIQGCDKQPLGVVSALAHLDRVRRERGEPPFFATFAPAHVLKGGTIPPKLYAELEEAARRAELAGEEDIAYDLRDALAYILQCSSNTAFQGVLERARGKGLITKEQHEDYEKRLAVATCDSQGGVCAFNGTGNSSRHLIAGLGLIHPALELLSAPPTQEQINMALDSLAQLMNDSVYGVANIMAANIKNAIRIHSATGGSTNIMMHIVAAMLYGGYQFDLWEYDRIHHEVPVPDLFDYSLTEGRDIFALAVQCCSGKIRGMETVFHELMNNGVPMDVDAPTVTGTTWRERLSVNQAQLSAQNVEHNPVILSKPRRPFSGVDVLSGNFFESAVVKISGMATKQIDEFDKKVAFVLYYENEDDANEGLLDVQLLEKIKQNRCFHHQSLLAALKHNAPHLFEPLKDHEYDDLFDAMAREGALKIAVVIAGQGPEAFGMPEMFTPMQHINANRQLKRIATLISDGRYSGVTYGAAIGHMTPEAIRGGGILYLKTGDLLYIGLRERKIELVNEWAFRNGTLRFEFESIKQERTEIANQRVAAMRKRQRRIAASNRLIGHTDAAHGVVPLPIAEEAVYDYKKDVVLPIVKKS, encoded by the coding sequence ATGCCAGCGGTTACTTACCCGCGCATTGAGAGCCGAGTCAATCCATACCGAGACAATGTTCAAGGAAAGGCCAACGAGCCGATATGTGTCGCCGGGCTGCTCGACCGTGCGAAACAAATTTTAGGCCCTGAACTAAAAGGGCTGCAACCAGACTGGACGCTGGAGGAAATTTATGATCGGCTGCATCATAATGCCCCTCGGATTGCGATTATTGGCGGGTCGCCTGACCACCCGGCCCACATTATGGATTTTCAGACGATCGCCCGGGCAGCGATTCGCATTTGGCAAAATGGCGGCGTGCCGTTTCAATTTTCGACACCGGTCATGTGCGATGGGACGGCGCAAAGCAACCAAGGCATGAGCTATTCGCTGCAAAGCCGCAACGCCGTGGCGCAAATGATTGTAAACCAGCTGGAAGCGCACAGCTACCACGGGGCGTTTGTCATTCAAGGGTGTGACAAGCAGCCGCTTGGCGTAGTCAGCGCGTTGGCCCATCTTGACCGCGTCCGCCGCGAGCGGGGAGAGCCGCCTTTCTTTGCGACATTTGCGCCGGCCCATGTATTAAAAGGCGGCACGATTCCGCCTAAGTTGTATGCCGAGCTCGAGGAAGCCGCCCGGCGGGCGGAACTCGCCGGGGAAGAAGACATTGCGTATGACTTGCGGGATGCGCTCGCCTATATTTTGCAATGCTCTTCCAACACAGCATTCCAAGGGGTGCTCGAACGGGCGAGAGGCAAAGGGCTCATCACGAAAGAGCAGCACGAAGACTATGAAAAACGGTTGGCGGTAGCGACATGCGACAGCCAAGGCGGGGTGTGCGCTTTTAACGGAACCGGCAACAGCTCCCGGCATTTGATCGCCGGATTGGGATTGATTCATCCTGCCTTGGAATTGCTCTCCGCCCCGCCGACGCAGGAACAAATAAATATGGCGTTGGACAGCCTCGCCCAGCTAATGAACGATTCGGTGTATGGAGTGGCCAATATTATGGCGGCCAACATCAAAAACGCGATTCGCATTCACAGCGCCACCGGCGGATCGACGAACATTATGATGCATATTGTGGCGGCTATGCTTTATGGGGGCTATCAGTTCGATCTGTGGGAGTATGATCGCATCCATCATGAAGTACCGGTGCCGGATTTATTTGACTACAGTTTAACGGAAGGAAGAGACATTTTCGCACTGGCTGTTCAGTGCTGCAGCGGGAAGATCCGGGGAATGGAAACAGTCTTTCACGAGTTGATGAACAATGGAGTGCCGATGGATGTGGATGCTCCGACGGTAACCGGAACGACATGGCGGGAAAGACTGTCCGTCAACCAAGCGCAGCTGTCGGCGCAAAACGTCGAGCACAACCCGGTCATCTTATCCAAACCGAGACGGCCGTTTAGCGGGGTCGACGTGTTGTCAGGCAACTTCTTTGAAAGTGCGGTAGTGAAAATCAGCGGCATGGCGACGAAACAAATTGATGAGTTTGACAAGAAAGTCGCCTTTGTCCTGTATTACGAGAACGAAGACGATGCCAACGAGGGGCTGCTTGATGTTCAGTTGTTGGAAAAAATCAAACAAAACCGCTGTTTTCACCATCAAAGCTTGCTCGCCGCCTTGAAACATAACGCGCCGCATTTGTTTGAACCATTGAAAGATCATGAATATGACGACCTGTTTGATGCGATGGCAAGGGAAGGGGCGCTGAAAATCGCGGTTGTGATCGCCGGCCAGGGGCCAGAGGCATTTGGCATGCCGGAAATGTTCACCCCGATGCAGCATATTAACGCGAACAGACAGCTAAAACGGATCGCGACGCTGATTAGCGACGGGCGCTATTCAGGCGTCACGTATGGGGCGGCCATCGGACATATGACGCCGGAAGCCATTCGCGGCGGAGGCATTTTGTATTTAAAAACGGGGGATCTTCTCTACATTGGCCTTCGTGAGCGGAAGATCGAATTGGTCAACGAATGGGCGTTCCGAAATGGAACTCTGCGGTTCGAGTTTGAATCGATCAAGCAGGAAAGAACGGAAATCGCCAACCAACGCGTAGCGGCGATGCGCAAGCGCCAACGACGGATTGCGGCGAGCAACCGATTGATTGGGCATACCGATGCCGCCCACGGGGTTGTTCCGCTTCCGATTGCTGAAGAGGCGGTATATGACTATAAAAAGGATGTTGTCCTTCCTATAGTCAAAAAATCATAA
- a CDS encoding U32 family peptidase — MLMKETREFLESLGYPSGDGYDLPTSSKRFPDGAQYRVEIPSVEGPRALEAVLEEADRLGVIVHRVSQGSGIMLLTDEEISDMCDMCASRGIELSLFVGPRGTWDISALPFTSSGKAAGLRHEGMDQLVYAIEDLKRAARLGVRGALVADEGLLLLTKEMKKSGLLPQDFVVKVSVQMMASNPVSVKLMEQLGADTYNVPTALTLPKLAAIRQVVDIPLDMYVEVPDGFGGFIRHYEIPEIIRILSPVYIKFGLRNHPDVYPSGKHLESVNIELCRERVRRAALGMRIVEQYYPEAITSKLGAEGLGVPAVGALKQSEV, encoded by the coding sequence ATGTTGATGAAAGAAACGAGAGAATTTCTCGAATCACTCGGTTATCCAAGCGGCGACGGCTACGATCTTCCTACGTCGTCCAAACGCTTTCCCGATGGGGCGCAATACCGGGTGGAAATTCCAAGCGTCGAGGGCCCGCGGGCGCTCGAGGCCGTCCTTGAAGAGGCGGATCGCCTAGGGGTCATCGTTCACCGGGTGTCGCAGGGGAGCGGCATCATGCTGTTGACGGATGAAGAAATTAGTGACATGTGCGACATGTGCGCGAGCCGTGGAATTGAGCTCAGCCTTTTTGTCGGTCCAAGGGGAACATGGGATATTAGCGCGCTGCCATTCACGTCTTCCGGAAAAGCGGCCGGTCTGAGACATGAAGGGATGGACCAGCTCGTTTATGCCATTGAAGATTTAAAACGGGCGGCCCGCTTAGGAGTAAGGGGGGCACTGGTTGCGGATGAAGGGTTGCTATTGTTGACGAAGGAAATGAAAAAAAGCGGGCTGCTGCCGCAAGATTTTGTCGTCAAAGTATCGGTGCAAATGATGGCATCCAATCCGGTCTCGGTCAAACTGATGGAGCAGCTGGGAGCCGACACATATAACGTCCCGACTGCATTGACATTGCCGAAATTGGCGGCAATCCGCCAGGTCGTTGATATTCCTCTTGATATGTATGTCGAGGTGCCCGACGGGTTTGGTGGTTTTATCCGGCATTATGAAATTCCAGAGATCATCCGCATTTTATCGCCCGTTTATATTAAATTCGGTTTGCGCAACCATCCGGATGTTTATCCATCAGGAAAACATTTGGAATCGGTCAACATTGAACTGTGCCGGGAACGGGTGCGGCGGGCCGCACTTGGCATGCGGATCGTTGAACAGTATTATCCGGAAGCCATTACATCGAAACTAGGGGCTGAAGGATTGGGTGTTCCGGCAGTTGGGGCGTTGAAACAGAGCGAGGTGTGA
- a CDS encoding dihydrodipicolinate synthase family protein has product MPYKLKGIIPPVVTLFSEDGDFDWEANYFLADYLIRCGVHGLLYMGSTGEFSALTTEERKTFVERMTRYIDGRVPVFIGTGSTSLKETIYLSKHAESVGASGVLVVNPFYWKYTERQLYDYYMSVAKSIAIPLIIYNIPLLTGQELSPELVMQLALDQENIAGVKDTTEKLGHIRQLIRITEKREDFAVFAAFDDLLLPALQMGAAGGINGTAVFCPERSVRLFESFNAGRYDEALKINESILQLMPVYELSQPLFLAIKEAVHQLVLGRPTALRPPVNECSDLRERVQMFLNKHNLYANKAGK; this is encoded by the coding sequence ATGCCATACAAACTGAAAGGTATTATTCCGCCGGTTGTCACGCTATTCAGCGAAGATGGCGATTTTGACTGGGAGGCTAATTATTTCCTTGCCGACTATCTTATTCGCTGTGGGGTTCACGGGCTGCTGTATATGGGAAGCACAGGAGAATTTTCCGCCCTGACAACAGAGGAGCGAAAAACTTTTGTGGAACGAATGACGAGGTACATAGATGGGCGTGTTCCGGTTTTCATTGGCACAGGATCGACATCGCTGAAAGAAACCATTTACCTATCAAAACATGCCGAATCGGTCGGGGCAAGCGGGGTGCTCGTTGTCAATCCGTTTTATTGGAAATATACAGAACGCCAACTTTACGACTACTATATGAGCGTAGCGAAAAGCATTGCCATTCCTTTGATCATATACAATATTCCGTTGTTGACCGGCCAGGAGCTGTCCCCTGAACTTGTGATGCAGCTTGCACTCGATCAAGAGAATATCGCGGGCGTTAAAGACACGACGGAAAAGTTGGGGCATATTCGCCAGTTGATCCGCATTACAGAGAAGCGAGAGGACTTTGCCGTGTTTGCCGCTTTTGATGATCTTCTCCTTCCGGCTTTGCAAATGGGAGCCGCCGGCGGCATTAACGGCACAGCTGTTTTTTGCCCCGAACGGTCGGTTCGTTTGTTTGAGAGCTTTAACGCTGGCCGGTATGACGAGGCGTTGAAAATCAATGAGTCGATTTTGCAGCTCATGCCGGTTTATGAACTTTCCCAGCCGCTGTTTCTCGCCATTAAAGAGGCGGTTCACCAGCTTGTTTTAGGCCGGCCTACCGCTTTGCGGCCGCCTGTAAACGAATGTAGCGATTTGAGAGAGCGCGTCCAGATGTTTCTGAATAAACATAATCTTTATGCAAACAAAGCAGGGAAATAG
- a CDS encoding fumarylacetoacetate hydrolase family protein — translation MRIIRYLEDSQEIVAAVTDDNIVYPLPFRDLMEAVREAKHRQMSTVSYIQTLISGKQGIHKEIGELNLLAPIVAPEVWASGVTYEKSREARNYETVEKAASQETCYDRVYNAERPELFLKSTAARTIGPNAPVYLRSDSNWQIPEPELGLVITREGEIVGYTIGNDMSCRDIEGENPLYLPQAKIWKHSCAIGPAIRLAETVEDPYNLQLTCRIYRNGQLVVEESANTRQLKRTYDELVSFLIRDNEAFDGTVLLTGTCIVPPNQFTLQEGDRIEIEIPEIGVLSNPVQSLIRQTIIHQ, via the coding sequence ATGAGAATTATTCGCTACTTAGAAGATTCACAGGAAATAGTAGCCGCGGTTACCGATGATAATATCGTGTATCCGCTCCCGTTTCGCGATTTGATGGAGGCGGTTCGCGAAGCAAAACATCGCCAAATGTCGACCGTCAGCTATATTCAAACATTGATTAGCGGAAAACAAGGGATCCACAAAGAGATAGGGGAATTGAATTTGCTTGCGCCGATTGTCGCTCCTGAGGTGTGGGCGTCGGGCGTCACCTACGAGAAAAGCCGCGAGGCAAGAAACTATGAAACGGTCGAAAAGGCAGCGAGCCAGGAAACGTGCTATGACCGGGTGTACAACGCGGAAAGGCCGGAACTCTTTTTGAAATCGACCGCGGCGCGTACGATTGGCCCGAATGCCCCCGTGTATTTGCGCAGCGATTCCAACTGGCAAATTCCGGAGCCGGAACTTGGACTGGTGATCACCCGAGAAGGGGAAATTGTCGGGTATACGATTGGAAACGACATGAGCTGCCGGGATATCGAGGGGGAAAATCCGTTATACTTGCCGCAGGCAAAAATATGGAAGCATTCGTGTGCCATTGGGCCGGCGATCCGCCTGGCGGAGACAGTGGAAGACCCGTATAACCTGCAACTGACTTGCCGCATTTACCGCAACGGCCAACTTGTCGTTGAAGAAAGCGCCAATACAAGACAGTTGAAACGAACATACGATGAACTAGTATCTTTCTTGATTCGCGATAATGAAGCGTTTGACGGCACGGTATTGTTAACGGGAACGTGCATCGTTCCCCCGAATCAGTTCACCCTCCAAGAGGGGGATCGGATCGAAATCGAGATTCCTGAAATTGGCGTGCTGTCCAATCCAGTCCAATCGCTGATTCGCCAAACGATCATTCATCAATAA
- a CDS encoding lactate racemase domain-containing protein, with amino-acid sequence MKILEQMLKDVPIPKMAKVRQNFYAPEIRDVPKAVHQSIRQANVLQRISPGDQVAIAVGSRGIADIPIIVREVANAVKQAGGVPFIVPAMGSHGGATAEGQKEVLAHLGVTEEFVGVPIRSNMDVVEIGKLDNGLPVYIDKLAYEADKIVVVNRVKPHTAFRGPVESGLMKMITIGLGKQKGAEAAHQYSFKYMARHVIEMAKIAIQRAPIVFGVAVLENAYDRPAKIVAVPAEQFETVEPELLIEAKSLMPRIMFTPLDVLVVDEIGKDISGDGMDPNITGRYATPYASGGPDIARIVVLGLSEKTDGNANGIGLADITTKKVKDQIIWEKGFANALTSTVVSVVKLPMFFETEELAVKAAIKTCNAFDLSKVRIVRIKNTLALREIWISESLLDEALQMEEIEILSTPMEMDFSITIEH; translated from the coding sequence ATGAAGATTCTTGAGCAAATGCTTAAAGATGTGCCCATTCCTAAAATGGCAAAAGTTAGGCAAAACTTTTATGCCCCGGAAATTCGGGATGTTCCCAAGGCGGTGCATCAAAGCATTCGCCAAGCGAATGTTCTCCAACGCATTTCCCCTGGCGACCAAGTGGCGATCGCTGTCGGAAGCCGCGGCATTGCCGATATCCCGATCATTGTCCGAGAAGTGGCAAACGCGGTAAAGCAAGCAGGCGGCGTCCCGTTTATCGTACCGGCAATGGGAAGTCATGGAGGGGCGACGGCAGAAGGGCAGAAAGAAGTGCTTGCCCATTTAGGGGTGACAGAGGAATTTGTCGGGGTTCCGATCCGCTCAAACATGGATGTTGTGGAAATCGGGAAGTTGGACAATGGGCTGCCTGTTTATATAGACAAACTGGCCTACGAGGCGGATAAAATCGTTGTCGTTAACCGAGTAAAGCCCCATACGGCTTTTCGCGGACCGGTGGAGAGCGGATTAATGAAAATGATTACGATCGGCCTCGGCAAGCAAAAGGGGGCGGAGGCTGCCCACCAATATAGCTTTAAGTATATGGCGCGACATGTAATCGAGATGGCAAAAATCGCAATTCAGCGGGCGCCCATTGTGTTTGGCGTGGCTGTGCTGGAGAATGCGTATGACCGCCCAGCCAAAATCGTGGCGGTTCCGGCCGAGCAGTTTGAAACGGTGGAGCCTGAGCTGTTGATTGAGGCGAAGTCGCTTATGCCGAGGATTATGTTCACTCCGCTCGATGTGCTCGTTGTTGATGAAATCGGGAAGGATATTTCCGGTGACGGCATGGATCCGAACATTACCGGCAGGTATGCGACTCCTTATGCAAGCGGTGGTCCAGACATTGCGCGAATCGTCGTCCTAGGTTTGTCGGAAAAGACCGACGGCAACGCCAATGGCATTGGATTAGCCGATATCACAACTAAAAAAGTGAAAGACCAAATCATTTGGGAAAAAGGATTTGCAAATGCTTTGACGAGCACGGTCGTTTCGGTAGTTAAACTGCCGATGTTTTTCGAAACGGAAGAGCTGGCGGTAAAAGCAGCGATTAAAACATGCAACGCCTTTGATCTAAGCAAGGTGAGAATAGTGAGGATCAAAAACACGCTGGCGCTTCGGGAGATTTGGATTTCTGAAAGCCTTTTGGATGAAGCGCTCCAAATGGAAGAAATTGAAATTTTGTCAACACCGATGGAAATGGACTTTTCCATAACAATAGAACATTAA